In Bacillus cereus ATCC 14579, a single window of DNA contains:
- a CDS encoding ABC transporter ATP-binding protein, with translation MIQLANVAKGFGKNNFSALKDINLTIEKGEMIAIMGPSGSGKSTLLNIIGLIDSPSAGKYFLDGMDTSTLKQNYHKYRNTEVGFVFQNFSLLDDYTIIENVMLPLVYRRISHKKRMQISKEMLKMVGLERHINKYPYELSGGEQQRTAIARALAQDTKIILADEPTGALDQENGEKIMSILQEINKEGKTVLVVTHDQKVAAYCQRTIRLLDGCMV, from the coding sequence ATGATTCAGCTCGCAAATGTGGCTAAGGGCTTTGGAAAGAATAATTTTAGTGCTTTAAAAGATATTAATCTTACAATAGAAAAAGGCGAAATGATAGCCATTATGGGCCCCTCTGGTTCGGGGAAGTCTACTCTCCTTAACATTATTGGCTTAATCGATAGCCCCTCTGCTGGAAAGTATTTTTTAGATGGAATGGATACGAGTACATTAAAGCAAAACTATCATAAGTATAGAAACACGGAAGTTGGATTTGTGTTTCAAAACTTTTCGCTACTCGATGATTATACGATTATTGAAAATGTAATGCTTCCACTTGTATATAGAAGAATTTCTCATAAGAAACGTATGCAAATATCAAAAGAAATGCTGAAAATGGTAGGGCTTGAGAGGCATATTAACAAATATCCTTACGAGTTATCAGGAGGAGAACAGCAAAGAACAGCAATAGCAAGGGCTTTAGCACAAGATACAAAAATTATACTTGCTGATGAACCGACTGGTGCTCTTGATCAAGAAAATGGGGAAAAAATTATGAGTATTTTACAAGAGATTAATAAAGAAGGAAAAACAGTGCTAGTTGTTACACATGATCAAAAGGTAGCTGCATATTGTCAGAGGACGATAAGGTTACTTGATGGTTGTATGGTATAA
- a CDS encoding SDR family oxidoreductase, with protein sequence MPQQKNFITMPAQHQNKQPGIESLMSPLPQFEDANYKGSEKLKGKNVLITGGDSGIGRAVSIAFAKEGANVAIAYLDEEEDANETKQRVEKEGVKCVLLPGDLSNEQHCKDIVEETARQLGSLNILVNNVAQQYPQQGLEYITAEQLEKTFRINIFSYFHVTKAALSHLKKGDVIINTASIVAYEGNETLIDYSATKGAIVAFTRSLSQSLVQKGIRVNGVAPGPIWTPLIPSSFDEKKVSQFGSNVPMQRPGQPYELAPAYVYLASGDSSYVTGQMIHVNGGVIVNG encoded by the coding sequence ATGCCACAGCAAAAAAACTTTATAACAATGCCTGCGCAACATCAAAATAAGCAGCCAGGTATTGAATCATTAATGAGCCCCCTTCCGCAGTTTGAAGATGCAAACTATAAAGGAAGTGAAAAGTTAAAAGGGAAGAATGTGTTAATTACGGGAGGAGATAGCGGAATTGGACGAGCAGTTTCCATCGCTTTTGCAAAAGAGGGAGCAAATGTTGCGATTGCTTATTTAGATGAGGAAGAAGATGCAAATGAGACGAAACAACGTGTTGAAAAAGAAGGTGTAAAGTGTGTATTGTTGCCGGGGGATTTGAGTAATGAACAGCATTGTAAAGATATTGTGGAAGAAACCGCCCGGCAGTTAGGTAGTTTAAATATTTTAGTGAATAACGTTGCACAGCAATATCCGCAGCAAGGGCTAGAGTATATTACAGCAGAACAGCTAGAAAAAACATTTCGTATTAATATTTTTTCTTATTTTCACGTTACGAAAGCAGCCCTTTCTCATTTGAAGAAAGGGGATGTCATTATAAATACGGCATCTATCGTTGCATATGAAGGAAATGAAACGTTAATTGATTATTCCGCAACGAAAGGAGCAATCGTAGCTTTTACAAGATCACTTTCTCAATCGTTAGTGCAAAAAGGGATTCGGGTAAATGGTGTTGCACCAGGCCCGATTTGGACACCGCTTATTCCATCGAGCTTTGATGAGAAGAAAGTCTCTCAGTTTGGGAGCAATGTCCCGATGCAACGGCCTGGTCAACCATATGAATTAGCGCCGGCATACGTATACTTGGCATCTGGTGATTCATCCTATGTTACTGGGCAAATGATACATGTAAATGGGGGCGTTATTGTAAATGGATAG
- a CDS encoding carbohydrate kinase family protein yields the protein MRNVFCIGELLIDFVCRNTNVSLVNGSDFEKKAGGAPANVAAAITKLGGHATFMGQVGNDPFGEFLEQTLQRAQVDTSMLIKDKQTTLAFVSIDQDGERDFTFMRGADGEYQFNSIDLSKIQTNDLIHFGSATALLSSPLKETYFQLLQYAKDKGHFISFDPNYRSALITNTEQFSQDCLTFIKHAHFVKVSQEEATMLSKESDLQQAALKLLNYGAKVVAITLGKDGTLLATNEGQTIVSSISIQQVDTTGAGDAFVGAMLYQIAQSEHTLSYHFKDLTAFISFANKVGAITCTNYGAIASLPSLTDIKAYD from the coding sequence ATGAGAAATGTCTTTTGTATAGGTGAACTATTAATTGATTTTGTGTGCCGAAATACTAATGTTTCTTTAGTAAACGGTTCAGATTTCGAAAAAAAAGCTGGTGGAGCACCCGCTAACGTTGCTGCTGCGATTACAAAATTAGGTGGACACGCTACATTTATGGGGCAAGTAGGAAACGACCCATTTGGTGAGTTTCTTGAACAAACTTTACAGCGTGCGCAAGTCGATACATCCATGCTCATAAAAGATAAACAAACAACACTTGCATTCGTATCCATCGATCAAGATGGCGAACGTGATTTTACTTTTATGCGTGGTGCAGATGGTGAATATCAATTCAATAGCATTGATTTATCAAAAATACAAACGAATGATTTAATACATTTCGGTTCAGCGACAGCTTTACTATCAAGCCCATTAAAAGAAACGTATTTTCAGTTGTTACAATATGCGAAAGATAAAGGCCATTTCATTTCTTTTGATCCAAATTATCGAAGTGCACTCATTACAAATACAGAACAATTCTCTCAAGATTGTCTAACCTTTATAAAACATGCACACTTCGTAAAAGTAAGTCAAGAGGAAGCTACTATGCTCTCTAAAGAGAGTGATTTACAACAAGCTGCACTCAAATTATTAAATTATGGCGCAAAAGTAGTAGCTATTACACTTGGAAAAGACGGTACCCTTCTTGCGACAAATGAAGGTCAAACTATTGTCTCTTCTATTTCCATTCAACAAGTCGATACAACTGGTGCTGGTGACGCTTTCGTTGGAGCAATGTTATATCAGATTGCCCAAAGTGAACATACACTTTCGTATCATTTCAAAGACTTAACAGCATTTATCTCCTTTGCAAATAAAGTAGGCGCTATCACATGTACAAATTACGGTGCAATTGCCTCTCTTCCATCATTAACAGATATAAAAGCATACGATTAA
- a CDS encoding sugar ABC transporter ATP-binding protein, producing MMTFSLQNITHSYHVATPVLEDVSIHIQKGKVHALLGMNGAGKSTLLKIATGEIQPVVGDIKIDTQSVSFTSPRDAKKHGISFVTQEVDHGLIPGLSVLENVLIDHLAMQNKVLFSKSKLVALAKQHLQTVQVNLNVSEDVSNCSLHEKQLLLIARALSNNTNYLLLDEPTSSLGPKEVETFGKLLKDLTSKGIGILLVSHRLSEIRNFADDVTVLHNGQVALSETITTITDQQIVEAMTGKQLTLPINTAPKTGSEELFKVQELLLHEGHSPLSLTIRKGETVVIYGLIGSGKTTLAETLFGALHTYHAEIAGQKLTIKTPRDAIKAKIALVPEERRKQGVFLSEDIISHTNLHQSGWKRKQTELNDATTAISSFGISPNDPKALIHSLSGGNQQKVSIAKWSGFKPNLFLLDEPTKGVDIAAKQDIFQFIRNITENGSSVIYFTGEQDEALHIADRILILANGEFVGEYLPSELSPEQLLHLSEGSYSIESRS from the coding sequence ATGATGACGTTCTCTCTTCAAAACATTACACATTCTTATCATGTCGCTACACCTGTTCTAGAAGATGTTTCTATTCATATTCAAAAAGGAAAAGTACACGCTTTACTAGGCATGAACGGTGCAGGAAAAAGTACTTTACTAAAAATAGCAACTGGTGAAATTCAACCAGTTGTTGGCGATATAAAAATTGATACTCAGTCTGTTTCCTTTACTTCACCGCGCGATGCAAAAAAGCATGGCATTTCTTTCGTAACACAAGAAGTAGATCACGGACTTATTCCCGGATTATCTGTATTAGAAAATGTACTAATCGATCATTTAGCAATGCAAAATAAAGTACTATTTTCAAAGTCCAAATTAGTCGCACTTGCTAAACAACATTTGCAAACTGTACAGGTAAATTTAAATGTTTCGGAAGATGTTTCAAACTGTTCATTACATGAAAAACAATTACTTCTTATCGCAAGAGCTTTATCTAACAATACAAATTACCTTTTATTAGATGAACCTACTTCTTCTCTTGGACCAAAAGAAGTTGAAACCTTTGGGAAACTATTAAAAGATTTAACATCAAAAGGAATTGGCATCCTTTTAGTTTCTCATCGTTTATCAGAGATTCGAAATTTCGCGGATGATGTAACTGTATTACATAACGGTCAAGTTGCCCTTTCTGAAACCATTACAACGATTACAGATCAACAAATTGTGGAAGCGATGACTGGAAAACAACTTACACTTCCTATTAATACAGCACCAAAAACCGGGAGCGAGGAACTATTTAAAGTACAAGAGCTTCTATTACACGAAGGTCATTCTCCCCTTTCTCTTACAATACGAAAAGGAGAAACTGTTGTGATATACGGATTAATTGGAAGTGGAAAAACAACACTTGCTGAAACGTTATTTGGTGCTCTTCATACTTATCACGCAGAAATAGCCGGTCAAAAACTAACGATTAAAACACCACGAGATGCGATTAAAGCGAAAATCGCACTTGTACCAGAAGAAAGAAGAAAACAAGGCGTATTTCTTTCGGAAGATATTATAAGTCACACAAATTTACATCAATCAGGTTGGAAACGAAAACAAACCGAATTAAATGATGCTACTACAGCAATTTCTTCTTTCGGTATTTCACCAAATGACCCAAAGGCACTTATTCATTCACTTAGCGGTGGAAACCAACAAAAAGTCTCAATTGCAAAGTGGAGTGGATTCAAACCTAATCTATTTCTTTTAGACGAGCCAACTAAAGGTGTAGACATCGCTGCGAAACAAGACATTTTTCAATTCATTCGCAACATTACAGAAAACGGAAGTTCCGTAATTTATTTCACAGGAGAACAAGATGAAGCGTTGCATATCGCTGATCGCATTCTTATACTGGCAAACGGAGAATTTGTAGGTGAATACTTACCAAGCGAACTATCTCCTGAACAGCTTTTACATTTATCTGAAGGGAGCTATTCCATTGAATCTCGTTCATAA
- a CDS encoding sugar ABC transporter substrate-binding protein has product MKKLCSIVLIFLLFTLAACTNEQDTISSQKQQTVRKATTTVENQLQTEIPSQMKKPLKIALIMQMSIGTFSSQYIEGVKKQVELFGGSVQVYNSDNDLAKMAANLDTAINSKVDGILIDHGRSEALKPGVEKALQANIPVVAFDNDLRLPGVTIIDQDDYSLAWKSLKTLAEDLNGQGNIAVVWVGGFAPMERRNVIIDAFYKRYPNIKEVARFGTASNNTPLDTQTQVEALLKKYPKKGDLQAIFASWDEFAKGTVKALEQAGRTDIKVYGIDLSNEDLQLMQKENSPWTATAATDPAEVGKVQVRFLYKKIAGEQTPDIYSLEPYLVKKNSLPKENITMDQLSKYINGWGDSKDAYSPWMKKLEKEKK; this is encoded by the coding sequence ATGAAAAAATTATGTTCCATCGTACTTATTTTTCTCTTATTTACATTAGCAGCTTGTACAAATGAACAAGATACTATCTCTTCACAAAAGCAACAAACTGTGAGAAAGGCGACTACAACGGTAGAAAATCAATTACAAACAGAAATTCCAAGCCAAATGAAGAAGCCATTAAAAATCGCATTAATTATGCAAATGTCCATCGGAACTTTTTCCTCTCAATATATTGAGGGTGTCAAAAAACAAGTTGAGCTATTTGGCGGCAGTGTACAAGTCTACAATTCTGATAACGATTTAGCAAAAATGGCTGCAAATTTAGATACTGCTATTAATTCAAAAGTGGATGGTATTTTAATTGATCATGGCCGTTCTGAAGCACTAAAACCTGGAGTAGAAAAAGCGTTACAAGCGAACATTCCCGTAGTTGCGTTCGATAACGATCTACGCTTGCCAGGTGTGACAATTATTGATCAAGATGACTATAGTCTTGCATGGAAATCATTAAAAACGTTAGCGGAAGATTTGAATGGACAAGGAAATATCGCAGTTGTATGGGTCGGCGGATTTGCTCCAATGGAACGTCGCAATGTTATCATTGATGCTTTTTATAAACGGTATCCAAATATAAAAGAAGTCGCAAGATTCGGTACTGCTAGTAATAACACGCCACTCGATACACAAACACAAGTAGAAGCTTTACTAAAGAAATATCCGAAAAAAGGCGATTTACAAGCTATTTTCGCTTCGTGGGATGAGTTTGCTAAAGGGACTGTTAAAGCACTTGAACAAGCTGGTCGTACAGATATAAAAGTATATGGCATTGACTTAAGTAATGAGGATTTACAACTCATGCAAAAAGAAAACTCACCTTGGACTGCTACAGCTGCAACTGATCCAGCTGAAGTAGGTAAGGTTCAAGTACGATTTTTATACAAAAAAATTGCTGGTGAACAAACGCCAGATATTTATTCACTAGAACCTTATTTAGTAAAGAAAAATAGTTTACCAAAAGAAAATATAACAATGGATCAGTTATCAAAATATATAAACGGTTGGGGAGACTCAAAAGATGCATATTCCCCTTGGATGAAAAAATTAGAGAAGGAGAAAAAATGA
- a CDS encoding L,D-transpeptidase gives MKKLCFIILLFFILPVSAFANTDHLILVNLTTNQLSFFENGNYTKTFPVTTGRDRTPTPEGNFCIITKFKNKEYHRKKIPGGAPNNPLGTRWLGLDKNEYAIHGTNREWTIGSRESNGCIRMHDRDIQWLYDRVQLQTKVIISRFHTSPEYEANKLGYRVVSWNGRKIEKEQIGVLTLVDRADIYWQEPNGQLTKVKTVLPNERYPVYSKRKDGIYYIGNNSYIIDETGEKVRYEQIPSSILSNIYKRKYNVP, from the coding sequence CTGAAAAAGTTATGTTTCATCATACTATTATTTTTCATCCTACCGGTTAGTGCTTTTGCTAATACAGATCATTTAATATTAGTAAATCTTACGACGAACCAGTTGTCTTTTTTTGAAAATGGAAATTACACAAAAACATTTCCAGTAACGACTGGAAGAGATCGTACACCTACGCCTGAAGGTAATTTTTGTATTATAACTAAATTTAAAAATAAAGAATACCATCGAAAAAAAATACCTGGGGGTGCACCGAATAACCCTCTTGGTACGAGGTGGCTTGGACTAGATAAGAATGAATATGCAATTCACGGGACGAACCGGGAATGGACGATTGGAAGTAGGGAATCAAATGGCTGTATTCGTATGCATGACAGGGATATACAATGGTTATATGACCGAGTACAATTACAAACAAAAGTAATCATTTCTCGTTTTCATACGAGCCCCGAATATGAAGCGAATAAACTTGGTTATCGCGTTGTGAGCTGGAATGGTCGAAAAATAGAAAAAGAACAAATTGGAGTACTTACGTTAGTAGACCGCGCGGATATATATTGGCAAGAACCAAATGGACAGTTAACGAAAGTGAAAACGGTATTGCCAAATGAAAGATATCCAGTGTACTCAAAACGAAAAGATGGAATATATTATATAGGAAACAATTCGTATATTATAGATGAAACAGGAGAGAAAGTTCGTTACGAGCAAATTCCTTCTTCGATTTTAAGTAATATATATAAACGGAAATACAATGTTCCGTAA
- a CDS encoding NCS2 family permease: MFNLSKHKTSIKTEIMAGIITFLTMAYIIVVNPVILGDAGVPFEQAFTATIIAAVVGTLFMAIFTNLPIAIAPGMGLNAYFSYSVVKAHEGMTFAIAFSAVFVAGMILILLSFTSFRTKLMEAIPENLKHAITAGIGLFIAFIGLRLTGIVTKNDANLVGLGDLHSAPVLLALAGLGITIVLMSLNVNGALFIGMLLTGIIAFFTGQLSFSNGVTSMPGLPEGIIVSNPITAVSDVINYGLYGVVFSFFLVTLFDTTGTLLGVAQQGGFMKDGKLPKAGRALLSDSFSATIGSMFGTTPSTAYIESSAGVAAGGRTGLTTVTVAVLFALAAFFGPLVSAVSGVSAITAPSLIIVGSLMMGSVRHIDWDAFDEAFPAFLVILSMPLTSSIATGIALGFISYPLMKVAKGKFRAVHPLVYVFGILFAYQLIFLPH, translated from the coding sequence ATGTTTAACCTTTCAAAACATAAAACTTCTATTAAAACTGAAATTATGGCAGGTATTATTACCTTCTTAACAATGGCATATATCATTGTCGTAAACCCTGTTATCCTTGGAGATGCAGGTGTTCCATTTGAACAAGCATTTACAGCAACAATTATCGCTGCTGTTGTCGGAACATTATTTATGGCAATCTTTACAAACTTACCAATCGCAATCGCGCCAGGTATGGGATTAAATGCTTACTTCTCTTACTCTGTTGTAAAAGCGCATGAAGGCATGACTTTCGCAATTGCATTCTCTGCTGTATTCGTAGCAGGTATGATTTTAATTTTGCTATCATTTACATCTTTCCGTACAAAATTAATGGAAGCAATTCCTGAAAACTTAAAACATGCAATTACTGCTGGTATCGGGCTATTTATCGCCTTTATCGGTTTACGTTTAACAGGTATCGTTACAAAAAATGATGCAAACTTAGTTGGACTTGGTGATCTTCACTCTGCTCCAGTACTACTAGCATTAGCTGGACTTGGAATTACAATTGTCCTTATGTCTTTAAATGTAAATGGCGCACTATTTATCGGGATGCTATTAACTGGTATTATCGCTTTCTTCACGGGACAATTATCATTCTCAAACGGTGTTACATCAATGCCTGGTTTACCAGAAGGAATTATCGTTTCAAATCCAATTACTGCTGTATCTGACGTAATTAACTACGGATTATACGGCGTTGTATTCTCATTCTTCCTTGTTACACTATTCGATACAACAGGTACATTACTTGGCGTTGCACAACAAGGTGGATTTATGAAAGACGGAAAGCTTCCAAAAGCAGGACGAGCTCTTCTATCTGACTCATTCTCAGCAACTATTGGTTCTATGTTCGGAACGACACCATCAACAGCTTACATTGAATCATCTGCTGGTGTTGCAGCTGGTGGTCGTACTGGTTTAACAACTGTTACAGTAGCGGTTCTATTCGCACTAGCAGCATTCTTCGGCCCATTAGTAAGTGCTGTTTCTGGTGTATCAGCTATTACTGCACCATCATTAATTATCGTTGGTAGTCTTATGATGGGTTCAGTTCGCCACATCGATTGGGACGCATTTGATGAAGCATTCCCAGCATTCTTAGTAATCTTAAGCATGCCACTTACATCAAGTATCGCAACAGGTATCGCACTTGGATTTATTTCATACCCACTTATGAAAGTGGCAAAAGGTAAATTCCGTGCTGTTCACCCACTTGTATATGTATTTGGAATTTTGTTTGCTTATCAATTGATATTCTTACCACATTAA
- the scrB gene encoding beta-fructofuranosidase: MSKYKTILQSNKDELHSLYEIANQDSWKPIYHIHPPFGLMNDPNGVSYYNDEYHVFYQWYPFGPIHGMKHWGHVRSKDLINWERMPVAIIPTESYESHGAYSGSAIVKDGLLHLLYTGNIKKPDDSRDAKQCMASMDSQYTMTKYSNNPVIDIIPDGYTKHVRDPKVWKHNDMYYMLLGAQRENKTGTLLLYKSQDLYNWHFQGEITTNLKEFGFMWECPDYFQLSGKDVLLFSPQGIEKDGENFHNVYNVVYAIGHFDIKNLYFHVDSYYEADKGFDFYAPQTLEDSTSRRLLFAWAGSSEITYPSDDYMWAHCLTLPRELTLEDNILKQKPVSELTKLRTTKKDISGDITAGLNVLSTLDDEDSYELIVTLKTEDAKRFGLSLFHNEEECFPITFNREQGTISIDRGNFYHQFGGEYGFERCKKIDIQDTIELQIFVDKSIVEIFLYDGSTVFTSRVFPRKDMKHHIAIFSDAKLNFTITQYKLKRGIV, encoded by the coding sequence ATGTCAAAATATAAAACAATACTGCAATCTAATAAAGACGAATTACATTCTTTATATGAAATTGCAAACCAAGATTCATGGAAACCAATTTATCATATCCACCCACCATTTGGATTAATGAATGATCCTAACGGTGTATCATACTACAATGATGAATATCACGTTTTTTATCAGTGGTATCCATTTGGTCCCATTCATGGAATGAAGCATTGGGGGCATGTGAGGTCAAAAGACCTTATTAACTGGGAGCGTATGCCTGTAGCCATCATCCCTACTGAAAGCTATGAATCACACGGTGCATATTCTGGTAGTGCTATCGTAAAAGATGGCCTTCTTCATCTACTTTATACAGGGAATATAAAAAAGCCTGATGATTCCCGTGATGCAAAACAATGTATGGCATCAATGGATTCACAATATACGATGACGAAATATAGTAATAATCCTGTTATTGATATAATTCCTGACGGATATACAAAACATGTACGTGATCCAAAAGTCTGGAAACATAATGATATGTACTATATGTTACTCGGTGCCCAACGTGAAAATAAAACAGGAACTCTATTACTATACAAATCACAAGACCTATACAATTGGCATTTCCAAGGCGAAATTACAACAAACTTAAAAGAATTCGGATTTATGTGGGAATGCCCCGATTACTTCCAATTATCAGGGAAAGATGTACTTCTCTTTTCACCGCAAGGAATTGAAAAAGACGGAGAAAACTTTCACAATGTATACAATGTCGTTTATGCTATAGGCCATTTCGATATTAAAAATTTATATTTCCATGTTGATTCCTATTACGAAGCTGATAAAGGATTCGATTTTTATGCCCCTCAAACTTTAGAAGACTCTACTAGTCGTCGCCTATTGTTTGCTTGGGCAGGATCAAGTGAAATCACATATCCTTCTGATGATTATATGTGGGCTCATTGCCTAACACTTCCACGTGAATTAACATTAGAAGATAACATCTTAAAACAAAAACCAGTTTCAGAATTAACAAAACTACGAACAACAAAAAAAGACATTTCAGGAGATATAACAGCTGGATTAAATGTATTATCAACGCTTGATGATGAAGACTCCTATGAATTAATTGTTACACTTAAAACAGAAGATGCAAAACGTTTTGGTCTTTCTCTCTTCCACAATGAGGAGGAATGTTTCCCCATTACATTTAATCGGGAACAAGGTACTATTTCTATAGACAGGGGCAACTTCTACCATCAATTTGGCGGAGAATATGGATTTGAACGCTGTAAAAAAATCGATATTCAAGATACGATAGAACTACAAATATTTGTAGATAAAAGCATCGTGGAAATTTTCTTATACGATGGTTCAACAGTCTTTACGTCCCGAGTTTTTCCTCGAAAAGACATGAAACATCATATCGCAATCTTTTCAGATGCAAAACTAAACTTTACCATCACACAATATAAGCTGAAAAGAGGGATTGTATGA
- a CDS encoding ABC transporter permease — protein sequence MNLVHKTKTKKLYLPTHLFYQFSTIAIIIGVTIFFSIVNDSFLTYNNISDILRSISIVTLLAIGVTFTLIVDGFDLSVGSTASLATIAAASCLVLYRQELLVTLLVPILCGLLVGLLNALLVIRIKLPDLLATLSIMYIVNGLHLTFSKGSSIYEGMSGATGHFIPSFLFIGQGSVLGIPVPVIIMLTVVLIAHLFLEKTTYGRFFYMTGGNREAARLAGIPTDRYRVYAYMISGLLASIGGIILCSRVGTGQVSAGAPLLMDAVAAAYIGYAMFGAKKPNIVGTFLGSVLIGIILNGLTMMNVPYYAQDIIKGSILITALAFSFIKKKRK from the coding sequence TTGAATCTCGTTCATAAAACGAAAACTAAGAAACTATATTTACCTACTCATCTTTTTTATCAATTTAGTACAATTGCTATTATTATAGGTGTTACAATTTTTTTCTCTATCGTCAATGATTCTTTTTTAACATATAACAATATTAGTGATATTTTACGCTCTATCTCCATCGTAACGTTACTTGCAATCGGCGTTACCTTTACATTGATTGTAGATGGGTTTGATTTATCAGTCGGCTCTACCGCTAGTTTAGCAACAATTGCAGCTGCTTCTTGTCTCGTTTTATATCGACAAGAACTATTAGTTACACTCCTTGTTCCTATTCTTTGCGGATTATTAGTTGGATTATTAAATGCACTACTCGTTATCCGAATTAAACTACCTGATTTACTAGCTACATTAAGTATCATGTATATCGTCAATGGACTACACTTAACATTTTCAAAAGGATCTTCAATTTATGAAGGAATGTCCGGTGCAACAGGACATTTTATTCCATCTTTTTTATTTATCGGTCAAGGTTCCGTCTTAGGAATTCCAGTCCCTGTCATTATCATGCTTACTGTCGTTTTAATTGCACATCTATTTTTAGAAAAAACAACGTACGGTCGTTTCTTTTATATGACTGGTGGGAATCGAGAAGCTGCTAGATTAGCCGGTATTCCTACTGATCGTTACCGTGTATATGCTTATATGATTAGTGGTTTACTAGCTTCTATTGGCGGCATTATTCTATGCAGCCGCGTTGGAACAGGACAAGTTTCAGCTGGTGCTCCATTATTAATGGATGCAGTCGCAGCTGCCTATATCGGTTACGCAATGTTCGGTGCCAAGAAACCAAATATAGTCGGAACATTCCTCGGCTCGGTATTAATTGGAATTATATTAAATGGACTCACAATGATGAACGTCCCTTATTATGCACAAGATATTATTAAAGGCAGCATTTTAATTACAGCTTTAGCCTTTTCATTTATTAAAAAGAAGCGTAAATAA